The Bacteroidales bacterium genome segment TTCATATATAATTGCGCTCATGTTTTTAGCTGTCATAGACAATCTATCTGCATAAAATTGCACAGTATGTTCACGTTTAAAGTGCTTTTGCAGTTCCATAATAAACATTTCTAATACTTGCTCTTTATAAGTTCTACTTTCAGGTTTTGTTTGGTTATTTAAGGTGTCACATATTATATAAAACATAATACGAAAATAATGTTGCACAATTTGAGAAAGAAAGATGCTTTTATTTTCACTGATTTTATTTTTTAACAGGTTGAAAATTTGCATCATTTCAGACATTTCTTTGTCTGATAGCTCAGTAGACGGTGATTTTAAAAAAATGTTTTTCAAATTTACCGCCATAATAAAATCATGTTGTACGTTAAAAAAGTTATTAGTCATAATAATACATCCTGCCGTAAAATCAGATGTAATTTCCGTTATTTGAAAAATCTGTCCGGCAAGAATTGTCAAAATATGATTTTTGGAGACCGTATATTCATTAAAACCAATATTTATTCTCATAAACCCTCGTTTACAAAAAATAATAACATTTGTTGTTAATCGAACCGGATAAGGTGTAATAGCATAAAAAAGAATGTTTTCTATAGGTTTTGACAAATTATCGAAAATCATAAAATCATCATAAATACTTCCGGGATTCAGAAAATCACGAACTTTAAAATTTTCTACTTCAACTATTTGCTTTTTCATTATGAATATAATTTTAATCTTCAAATTGAGTCAACAAAGATATATAACATTTTTCTTACCTAATTTATATTTTAGACTTATATGCTATAAAAATATGAAAATTTAACTTAAAATAATCTAAATGATGACAAATGTACCAATTTTTTGGAGTTTTATAACTTTTTCGAACCTCGGAAGGAATATAATTTTGCACTAAAAAATTTAATTTATCTTAAAAATCCACCTCCAAAGGAGGTGGATTTTTAAGATAAATTAAAGCAAAAACCTTATTGGGGGAATCATTTTTGGTCTCGTGGTTATTTTGTCAATACCGTTGGTCTCAATGAAGATATGATTCGTCGTTACGTTCAATATCAAGAAGAACAAGAC includes the following:
- a CDS encoding helix-turn-helix domain-containing protein; amino-acid sequence: MKKQIVEVENFKVRDFLNPGSIYDDFMIFDNLSKPIENILFYAITPYPVRLTTNVIIFCKRGFMRINIGFNEYTVSKNHILTILAGQIFQITEITSDFTAGCIIMTNNFFNVQHDFIMAVNLKNIFLKSPSTELSDKEMSEMMQIFNLLKNKISENKSIFLSQIVQHYFRIMFYIICDTLNNQTKPESRTYKEQVLEMFIMELQKHFKREHTVQFYADRLSMTAKNMSAIIYEVSEKHPRDWIKDYIILESKALLKTTTMTIQQISDEFNFLSQSHFGKYFKQSTGYSPKEYRKIKV